CTGGTGTCATATAGACGGAGTAAGGGTCATCCAGTACATCTAACATTCCACGGATGGCACCTTCAACCAACTTTTGGTCATCTACTTCAATCATATAATTCTCTTGGATCAATTTGTAGGCTTCCACAATCTTTTTTAACTCATCATCGCTGATACCTGAAAGGTCAACATCATTCGATTTCGTTCCACCCGAAGCAGCCACCACATGATCATTGCGATTAGCCATGCGTGGGTCGTCAGCACTATTGACCGCATCTGTTTTTGGAAACAACGAATCGATATTGGCAACTAACAGGGTGGCTCCAACCACGATAACGATCACAAGTATCGAATACCATACCTTCTTGTTACCAGAGGGAGTCATGATTTGCCACCACCTTTTCTCTTTGCTATGCACCTAGTATACGTGATCTAGCATATTTTATGAACCTGTATTTTATCATGTTTGATTATTGACCTGCAAGATACTGCTCTGGATCAACAGGTTGACCATTCAAATAAACGGTAAAATGGCAGTGCGGACCAGTAGAGCGACCAGTCGAGCCTACTTCAGCAATCTTCTGACCTCGTTCCACCTCTTGTCCAACCTCCACCTTTAGCCCACCATTACGAATATGTCCATATAGAGTCTTTAAGCCATTACCATGTTCAATCATCACCGTATTGCCAAAGCCTCGTACATATCCTGAGACGGTGACCACACCGCTTTCAGCTGCAACGATGGTTGTACCACTGGGTGCACCGATATCCAGTCCTGAATGGCCTGCTTGTTTCCCTGTAAAAGGATCTGAACGCATACCAAAACGTGAAGTAATCCGATGAGAATCTGGTACAGGCCATGCTAAGGCACCGCCACTCCAGTACTCCTTCACCTTAATCTCTTTAATTTTCTTCTGATTCGCAGCAATCTGCTGAGCGATGGCTAACGAATCTTGCTCAAATTCTTCCTTCATAATCCCTAATTCAGCTTCTTGGGCTTGCAATTGTGCGACACGAACTGATTGATTTTTCTTCATCACTTCAAATTGCCGTTTCTTTTCGGCTTGTTCTGTATAAAGCTTGTCCAATTGAACTAAATGAGCATCCACTTCAAGCTTCTTCTGTTCTACCAGCTTTTTATCTCGAACTTGCTCCTCTAGGATCTGCTTATCGGATTCGACAATAAGGCGGAGGGATTCCAT
Above is a genomic segment from Rubeoparvulum massiliense containing:
- a CDS encoding murein hydrolase activator EnvC family protein yields the protein MVRWGKRGLCFLLLLTITMTLYVPSTAEADDAVNRLQQEIQKLEQKANQIEQQRSEYEQKQNSIAKERKALEEELMQIDLQLNDIINRVAQLDKEISQTKVEAEKVAKELDEAIIRVATRDRVLKERVRAMYEMGDVTYLDVLLQSEGFGDFLSRMESLRLIVESDKQILEEQVRDKKLVEQKKLEVDAHLVQLDKLYTEQAEKKRQFEVMKKNQSVRVAQLQAQEAELGIMKEEFEQDSLAIAQQIAANQKKIKEIKVKEYWSGGALAWPVPDSHRITSRFGMRSDPFTGKQAGHSGLDIGAPSGTTIVAAESGVVTVSGYVRGFGNTVMIEHGNGLKTLYGHIRNGGLKVEVGQEVERGQKIAEVGSTGRSTGPHCHFTVYLNGQPVDPEQYLAGQ